AGAGTTTGGTGGGCAGCCGCCGCCAGCGGACGTACCGGCCGATGGTGGCGCTGGTGCCGCCGGTGCCGGCGCCCACCACCACCCAGGCCGGTACGGGGTGCCGTTCCAGCGCGAGCTGCGCGTAGATCGACTCGGCGATGTTGTTGTTGCCCCGCCAGTCGGTGGCCCGCTCGGCGTAGGTGAACTGGTCCATGAAGTGCCCGCCGGTGTCCTCGGCCAGCCAGCGGGCCTCGATCACCACCTTCGCCGGGTCCTGGACGAGGTGGCAGCGGCCGCCCTGGAACTCGATCTGGGCGATCTTCTCGGGTGAGGTGGAGGCCGGCATCACGGCGATGAACGGCAGCCCGAGCATCCGCGCGAAGTACGCCTCGGAGACGGCGGTGGAGCCCGACGACGCCTCGATCACGGTGGTGTCGGGGCCGATCCAGCCGTTGCAGAGCCCGTAGAGGAAGAGCGAGCGGGCGAGCCGGTGCTTCAGCGAGCCGGTGGGGTGCACCGACTCGTCCTTGAGATAGAGGTCGACGCCCCATTCGCGCGGCAGCGGGAAGGGCAGCAGGTGGGTGTCGGCGGACCGGTTGGCGTCGGCCTCGACGGCGGCGATCGACGCGGTCACCCACGTCCGGCTGGCTTCGTCGCACCGGTCCAGATGTGTCACGCCGGCAACGTTACAAGCGAGCCGGGTTCTCGTCCGGCCCCGGTCGGGGTCCGGTTCCCGGCTCCGTCGACCCGGTCCGGCGGCGCTGCCGCCGCTGCCCGGCCCGTCCGGCGGCCCGGATCACCGGGGTGAGCGCGAGCGCCAGCCGGGGCAGCGCGTCGAGGAGGCGTACCTGGGCGCCGCGCCAGCGCGGCAGGCTGACCACCGGCCGGGGCCGGCGGGCCAGCCGGGCGGCCCGCGCCGCCACCCGCTCGGGCGTCAGCATCGATCCGGTGAAGGAGGCCAGCGCACCGGGGTCGTCGAGCCGGTCGTGCAGCATCGGCGTCCAGATCCCGTCCGGGCACAGACACGACACGTGTACGCCCCGCAGCCCGGCCATCCGCAGGTCGCTCAGGGTGCCGAGGCTGAACGCGAGCAGGGCGTGCTTGCTGGCCGCGTACACCGTCTCGCCGGGCGCGGCGATCAGCCCGGCGAGCGAGACGACGTTGAGGACGTGCCCCCGGCCCTGGGCCCGCATGATCTCCAGGGCGGCGAGCGTGCCGTTGATCGCGCCGAGGGTGTTGACCTCGATCAGCCGGCGGCGGGTCGCCGCGTCATGGGTCCAGGACGGTCCGGTGGCGAGGATCCCGGCGTTGTTCACCCAGAGCCCGAGCCCACCACGGGTCCCGGCCGCTGCCTCGGCGGCCACGGCGGCACAGGCCGCCTCGTCGCGGACGTCGAGCGCCCGGGACCAGCCGCCCAGCGGTGCCGCCGCGGCGGCGACGGCGTCCGCGTCCAGGTCGGTCAGGAGTACGGCCCAGCCGTCGGCGTGCAGCGCGGCCGCGACGGCCCGGCCCAGTCCGCCGGCCGCTCCCGTCACCACCGCCGCTCCCGTCACCACCGCCGTCCTCGGCGCCCCGACCCCTCGGTCTCCTGCCGCCCGCCCGGCCCCCACGACTTCCCCGGTTCCCGCGGCCCGCCCGGCTTTCTGCGCCCGCCCGGCTCCCGCGGGCCGCCCGGGTTCCACGGCCCGCCCGGGTTCCACGGCCCGCCCGGGTTCCACGGCCCGCCCGGGTTCCACGGCCCGCCCGGGTTCCACGGCCCGCCCGGGTTCCACGGCCCGCCCGGGTTCCACGGCCCGCCCGGGTTCCACGGCCCGCCCGGGTTCCACGGCCCGCCCGGGTTCCACGGCCCGCCCGGGTTCCACGGCCCGCCCGGGTTCCGCGGCCCGCCCGGGTTCCGCGGCCGGTCCGGGCGATGGCGTCGTCATCGACGCACGGTATCGCCGCGCGAGCAGGTCGCACCAGACGTCCCCGCCGACCCGGCCCTTCCCTCATCCCGCTACGAACTTGATTACAAAGATGAATCATCCGGACGGCGGCCGGTGGCGCACAGCGTCGACGGCGCAGGGCCACCGCCCCGACCCACCGCCGCGACCCACGGCCCACGGCCCACGGCCCACAGCCCACGATCCAGGACCCAGGACCCAGGACCGATAGCCCACGGCTCCTGATCCATCTTTGTAATCAAGTTCGTAGCGGTCGAAGGGGGATGTCCGGCCTGGTGAGAGCCCGGGGGCAGCCAGGTCCGTCGGCTCAGGCTGGCCGCTCAGGTCGCGTCCGGTCGGCAGGGCGTGGCCGGCCGGCCGGCGGGACGTGGCCGGTCGGCAGGGCGTGGCCGGTCGGCAGGGCGTGGCCGGTCGGCAGGGCGTGAGGTCAGGGCGTGGGGAGTTCGATGGGTTGGGGGCGGTTCTCCCACTTGGTCGACAGGGCGATCCCGGTCCGGGTGGAGGCGACGCCGGGCGTGCGGTTCAACCGGACGATCAGCTGCTCCAGCTCGGCGATGGTGCCGACGCGCGCCTTGAGCAGGAACGACTCGACGCCGGCCATGAAATAGCAGGATTCGATCTCGGGCATCTGCCGGAACACCTCCAGCACGTCGTCGGTGTCGCCGCCGGAGTCCTCGACGATGCCGATCAGCGCGGTGACCCCGAGTCCGATGGCCTCCGGTTCGACCTCCGCCCGGTACGCCCGGATGACGCCGCTCGACTCCAGCTTGCCGACCCGCTCGTGCACCGCCGGTGCGGAGAGGCCGACCTGGCGGGCCAGCTCGGCGTACGACAGGCGGGCGTTGCCGCGGAGCAGCTCCACGAGGCTCATGTCGATCGCGTCCACGGACTGTGACCCTAGCCGCCCGGCCGTAACGTCCCGCACCCGGCATCCGTTGAACACGACAACACGTAACTATTTACGGACTCAGGGTCACGGAGGCTTTGACCAGGTAACATTTCCTAACTTCCCACTCAGTGCTTTTTTCGCGTTTGGCGGACAGGCCAGGTCGCTGGTGCTGTAATTGCCATACGTCCCTCATGACGGCTCTGGGCTCGCACCGGCCGGGGGCAGTGTGTTCAGCCGGGGGCTTCGTCGACGCGAGGAGGGGGCTGTGGACACTGGAGATCGCCTGCTGACACCGGGTGAGGTCGCCGCGCTGTTTCGGGTTGACCCGAAAACTGTGACGCGCTGGGCGGCGGCCGGCCGGATCGGCAGCATCCGGACTCCAGGCGGGCATCGCCGGTTTCGGGAATCCGAGGTGCGGGCCCTGCTTGAGGGGGAGGGCATGCTGGACGAGGCGGAGGACATGGGCAAGCCACGCAACATGGGCCCCGCCGCTTCGACCGGCCCCGGACCGGCCAACGCCGGCATGTACTGAGTGGTGCGGATCGGCACGCGGACCGGCCGTCAGGCCCGGTCCGCGTCCCGCCCGAGCGGATCGTCCGGTCGGGAACGGTCCGCGGCCAACTCCCCCGACCACCGGCGGAAGAGGGTGTGCGGTACGCCGAGCGCGTCCAGCACCTTGCCGGCCACGAAGTCGACGAGCTGCTGGGCGGAGGCCGCCGCACCGGCACCGTAGAAGCCCGGGCTGGCGGGCAGCACCACCGCGCCGGCGTCGTGCAGCGCGATGAGGTGCTCCAGGTGGCTGCGGGTCACCGGGGTCTCCCGGGGCACCACCACCAGCGGCCGGCGTTCCTTGAGGTTGACCTCGGCGGCCCGCTGCAACAGATCCTTGGAGAGGCCGATCGCGATGCCCGCGCAGGCCGCGGTGCTCGCCGGCACCACCGCCATGCCGCGTACCCGGTAGGAGCCGCTGCTCGGGCCGGCGGCCAGGTCGCCGGCGGGCCAGTACCGCACGTCCGCGCCGGTCAGGTCGCGGCCGAGCCAGCCGGCCAGGTCGTCGGACCAGTGCCCGTCGCGGAACGGGCGGCCGGTCTCGTCGAGGATGGTCAGCCGGGCCGCCCGGGAGACGATCAGGTCCACCGGCTCGCCGGCGTCGAGCAGCGCCCGGACGACGGCCGCCGCGTACGGCGTGCCGGAGGCCCCGGAGACGCCGACCACCCATGGTTCGCGCATACCGTCAAGCGTGCCTGGTCACCGCCCGGGCCGGAGCGGCACCCCCCGGCTGGCCGCTGTCCGGAGCATCCCCCGTTGTCCCCGGGGTCGGCGCTCGGTCCCACGACCTGACATGCTTCCCGTCGGCGATCTCTGTCGTACGGGAGGGACAGGTGATGACCGACGCCGTCCTCCGGTCGCTGCGGTCCGCCTGCCCGATCCCGCCCCGGCTCTCGCCGCACGCCGACCCGGTGCAGGAGTGGCTCGTCGACCGGCTGGTCGGCATCGGCCTGCCGCTGGACGCCGCCGCCCGGGAACGGCTGGCCCGGGCCGGCTTCGCCCGGTACGCCGGCCGGCTCTATCCGAACGCCGCCGAGGGGGACCTGCGGACCCTGGCCACCCTGTTCACCTGGTTCTTCCTGGTCGACGACGCCTGCGACGGGCGGGGTGGACTCACCCCGCCGCAGATCCGGGCGCTGCGGGACGGCGCGCTGGCGCTGCTCCGGGAGGGTCCCCGGGCCCGGCACCCGGGCTTCTCCGGGCCGCTGCGCCGACTGCTGGTGCAGGGCTGGCGGGAGCCCCGCCGCCGGATGCCGGCCCGCTGGCGGCTCCGGTTCACCGACGCGGTGGCCCATCACCTCGACGGCACCTGGCGGGAGGCGGTCGCCACCGCAGCCGGGCGGGCACCGGGCGTCGACGAGTACGTGGAGCTGCGCCGGGCCACCTCCGCGGCGTACGTGTCGTACCCCTTGATCGAGTTCGCGACGGGTCGGCCGCTGCCCGACGCGGTCTTCCACCATCCCACCCTGCGGCGGGTCGGCGACCTCGGCAACGACCTGCTCTCCTGGTTCAACGACGTGGCGTCGTTGGAGCGGGACACGGTCTCCGGCGGCGGGCACAACCTGGTGCTGGCGCTCGCCGCCGAGCGGGGCGTCCCGGTGGAGGTCGCGGTGGAGCTGGTGGCCGAGCGGTGGCGGACGACGATGGAGCGCTTCGTCGCGCTCTGCGCGGCGGTGCCGTCGTTCGGGCCGGCGCTGGACGAGGCCGTCACCGCCCACCTCGACGGGGTGGCGAACGCGGTCCGGGGGACCGTCGACTGGACCCTGGAGAGCGGCCGCTACCCGGTCACCGCCCCCTGAGCCGACCGGGTCAGCCGCGCAGTCCCAGCCGGATCACCAGGTCGAGCAGGGCGAAGACGAAGAGCACGATGCCGACGAAGCCGTTGGCGGTGAAGAACGCCCGGTTGACCTTGCTCAGGTCGGTGGGGCTGACCACCAGGTGCTGGTAGCCGAAGGCGACGGCGGTGAACGCCAGCCCGATCCACCACAGCCAGCCGAAGCCGACCAGCGCGCCGAACCAGAGGAAGAGGCCGAAGGTGATCACGTGCGCGACGGTGGAGGCGTGCAGCGCGAAGCGCCGGCCATAGCGCGCGGGGACGCTGTGCACCCCGATCTCCCGGTCGATCTCCGAGTCCTGGCAGGCGTAGATCAGGTCGAAGCCGCCGATCCAGAGACCGACGGCCGCACCGAGCAGCCAGGCCGGCCAGGACCCGGCGAGAGTGCCGGTGACCGCGAGCCAGGCGCCGACCGGGCCGACCGCCTGGGCGACGGCCAGGATGGCGTGCGGCCAGTTGGTGAACCGCTTGCCGTACGGGTAGACGACCAGCGGCACCACGGCGAGCGGGGCGAGCACCAGGCAGAGCGGGTTGAGCAGCGCGGCGGCGGCCAGGAAGACCACCAGCGCGACGGCCGCGCCGGTCCAGGCCGTCCGCACGCTGACCGCCCCGGTGACCAGTTCCCGGTTGGCGGTACGCGGGTTCCGCGCGTCGATCCGCCGGTCGAGGATCCGGTTGGCGGCCATCGCGAACGTCCGCGCGCCGACCATCGCGACGGTGATCAGCAGCAGGTCGAGCCAGCGCACCCGCCCGCCGTCGACCTGCATCGCGGTCAGCGCCGACAGGTACGCGAACGGCAGCGCGAAGACCGAGTGCTCGATCGCCACGAGCTTGAGGA
This genomic interval from Micromonospora sp. CCTCC AA 2012012 contains the following:
- the cds1 gene encoding L-cysteine desulfhydrase Cds1 is translated as MTHLDRCDEASRTWVTASIAAVEADANRSADTHLLPFPLPREWGVDLYLKDESVHPTGSLKHRLARSLFLYGLCNGWIGPDTTVIEASSGSTAVSEAYFARMLGLPFIAVMPASTSPEKIAQIEFQGGRCHLVQDPAKVVIEARWLAEDTGGHFMDQFTYAERATDWRGNNNIAESIYAQLALERHPVPAWVVVGAGTGGTSATIGRYVRWRRLPTKLCVVDPDNSAFYPAWQAGDWSVHTGRGSRIEGIGRPTVEASFLPSVVDRMVQVPDAASLAAMRAGSAVLGRRVGGSTGTNLWGAFGLIAELLAAGRTGSVVTLICDAGDRYANTYYSDEWVTAQGLDLAPHLATIDRFLATGTWPA
- a CDS encoding UbiX family flavin prenyltransferase, with translation MREPWVVGVSGASGTPYAAAVVRALLDAGEPVDLIVSRAARLTILDETGRPFRDGHWSDDLAGWLGRDLTGADVRYWPAGDLAAGPSSGSYRVRGMAVVPASTAACAGIAIGLSKDLLQRAAEVNLKERRPLVVVPRETPVTRSHLEHLIALHDAGAVVLPASPGFYGAGAAASAQQLVDFVAGKVLDALGVPHTLFRRWSGELAADRSRPDDPLGRDADRA
- a CDS encoding Lrp/AsnC family transcriptional regulator, translated to MDAIDMSLVELLRGNARLSYAELARQVGLSAPAVHERVGKLESSGVIRAYRAEVEPEAIGLGVTALIGIVEDSGGDTDDVLEVFRQMPEIESCYFMAGVESFLLKARVGTIAELEQLIVRLNRTPGVASTRTGIALSTKWENRPQPIELPTP
- a CDS encoding BldC family transcriptional regulator, which codes for MDTGDRLLTPGEVAALFRVDPKTVTRWAAAGRIGSIRTPGGHRRFRESEVRALLEGEGMLDEAEDMGKPRNMGPAASTGPGPANAGMY
- a CDS encoding SDR family NAD(P)-dependent oxidoreductase — translated: MTGAAVVTGAAGGLGRAVAAALHADGWAVLLTDLDADAVAAAAAPLGGWSRALDVRDEAACAAVAAEAAAGTRGGLGLWVNNAGILATGPSWTHDAATRRRLIEVNTLGAINGTLAALEIMRAQGRGHVLNVVSLAGLIAAPGETVYAASKHALLAFSLGTLSDLRMAGLRGVHVSCLCPDGIWTPMLHDRLDDPGALASFTGSMLTPERVAARAARLARRPRPVVSLPRWRGAQVRLLDALPRLALALTPVIRAAGRAGQRRQRRRTGSTEPGTGPRPGPDENPARL
- the mqnP gene encoding menaquinone biosynthesis prenyltransferase MqnP; the encoded protein is MTAVLERPGRVTSFLKLVAIEHSVFALPFAYLSALTAMQVDGGRVRWLDLLLITVAMVGARTFAMAANRILDRRIDARNPRTANRELVTGAVSVRTAWTGAAVALVVFLAAAALLNPLCLVLAPLAVVPLVVYPYGKRFTNWPHAILAVAQAVGPVGAWLAVTGTLAGSWPAWLLGAAVGLWIGGFDLIYACQDSEIDREIGVHSVPARYGRRFALHASTVAHVITFGLFLWFGALVGFGWLWWIGLAFTAVAFGYQHLVVSPTDLSKVNRAFFTANGFVGIVLFVFALLDLVIRLGLRG
- a CDS encoding terpene synthase family protein, with protein sequence MTDAVLRSLRSACPIPPRLSPHADPVQEWLVDRLVGIGLPLDAAARERLARAGFARYAGRLYPNAAEGDLRTLATLFTWFFLVDDACDGRGGLTPPQIRALRDGALALLREGPRARHPGFSGPLRRLLVQGWREPRRRMPARWRLRFTDAVAHHLDGTWREAVATAAGRAPGVDEYVELRRATSAAYVSYPLIEFATGRPLPDAVFHHPTLRRVGDLGNDLLSWFNDVASLERDTVSGGGHNLVLALAAERGVPVEVAVELVAERWRTTMERFVALCAAVPSFGPALDEAVTAHLDGVANAVRGTVDWTLESGRYPVTAP